DNA sequence from the Epinephelus fuscoguttatus linkage group LG2, E.fuscoguttatus.final_Chr_v1 genome:
TTATTTGCTATTTGAAGTGCGTTAATGCAAAGACTGAAATTATGCCTGTGCTTCATACAagatgtgatgatgtcacaataAATCAAAGTGCCGCAGACAGCCCAGAGAATGCCTGAGTGACTGACATGTATGAACAATACACCCCGCCTGCCACACAGCTGGACTGAATGCAGAGGCTGATGCCTGAGCTGCATTGTGCACGCTCCAATTATAGTCTGGTGATGACGGCAGCATGTTCATACATCTTCAACCTTAAGTGCAGATGGTAGAGAATAAAAGAGACTGACGCAATTGTAGCCTTCTATACCGTCATTTTCGCAATTATGgtcttttttttacatattccTCAAAAGACGAAAAGGCTTGAACAGGTGGGAGATGTTTCCATTAACCTACTTTAACCTCAAGGAAAGCTagtaattataaaaataataaagaattCAATGTTGAGGACAGTGGACTTTCATTAAAGCTAATCAAATACTGAAAGATCACTCTCATCAGCAGGATTTTAAGCCTTTGTAGCAGTTGTTCATGCTTGTTTACTATATAGGCTTAGAGTTACTATCATCCTGCATTTCAAATTACTGTATTTATGAATATGATTCACTGAGATTTACATGCTTTCATCCTCATAGTTTCAAAGTTTACAATTGTAAGACTGGGGATCCATAAGAATTACACATCTACTTTCTTATCAAAAGGCTATGAGCTCTATGAGCATCTGCTTGGTGAATTCAAGTAAATGAAAAAGCCTTACCTTGGCTAGATACCATGGGAAAATGCCGTCATAGTTTTCAGGGACACCAATTTTAACATTTGCTCCAGAGCATGGTGCAAAAGTGTAAAGTATCACCAACTACAAAACAAGATACGGAGCGTGTCTTAGTGACATTGTTCATGCAGTCATTTGCTCCTGTAAATGAACAAGTATAACAGCTAAGAGTAATAACAGAAAACATCTTACTATGAGAGCTATGATGAGCATTGTCGTAGCGCCTCTGTCAGCCATGAGTCCCTGTAAATGTGGGATATTCACAGTGTTTCAAACCACATGGCCTCAGCCCAACAACCAACAGAATCTCAGCCTTGTTACTGATTCACCACCGTGGTTATGTTTCATACACACAGATTTCAAAGTTTTTAAAGGTCTGACAGCCGGCATTTAAATACGTAACCACTTGCGACACAGTTTAAAGCAACACCAGTCAGCAGCAAAGACCAGTAAAGCcacatttaatttaaaggtGAAACTTTTGTCTGTTTAAAATCAAGTtagctggaaattcactggaGCCTTAATGTCTTGAGCTGCTTTTTAGCAACCAATCACAAGTTATGGTGCAGTGTACAAGTAACAATAATGCCCTATACTCAGTTAACTCAAACTCAAGCCTCTAAAGTATAAGAACAAACGCTGGATATACTGTGGGTCAGCAACAGCAGGTGATAACGATGataaagatggaaaaaaaaaatcaggtaaGTAGCAAAACATATTAGATTTTCCTCCCATTATAAACAAAAGAGTGTGTCTTACCTTCTTCAAATGATGTGTGTGCTCCCTCTGAGAGGTGTGAGAGGAGTTTAAATTGGGTGGAAAAACTGCGCACTTGTACTCCTTGGGTGGATTAATGGTTAACGCCTTCAGATAAACATGCTTAACTACCATGTTTCCTTCCTGTAAAACCAACGGCCAGTGAGGTTCCATTCCACTGATATGATCACATGAATATTCATGGGGATGTAAATCGCCTGCACAACATCACCAACACTTTGCTTTGGGAATAATGACAGagaagatttttttgttttgatttttatgttttattgaaaAAGGAAATCAACGTAAACAAATTTCCAAATAATGTCAAGGTTCACGAGACTAATATAACTTATTGCTTTACTCATACATTCACAACCTGAAGTCAATGTCATGGAACAACATAGAAAAACAGACGTCTTCTCGCATCTTTGACTTTTCCTCAGTAGCTTGGCCGAGAGAGGCACGAACCTGCGTACCACTTTTCAAGTAAATATGACTCCAGATGGCCAAGCACTGTGATCCATTACTGTGTCTTTTCGGATGATGAGATGTATGTTGCATTCGGTGTCATTCATGTTATAGTATATACAACAATCCCCTCCAATAAAGGAGCACAACAATAACCCAACAGCAAGGCAATCTTTGCAACTCATGAGAAATAACAAGCCTTTGTGGATTTCTCATACATACTGATCATATTATGACAGCAACATGTTTaaggcagacaaaaaaaattaaataaatgtttgcaaAGCGTCATGCAGGTTATCACCATTATCATGATATGACTTTGAAtagtaatgtttttattaattgaGTCCTTTCTTTGCTTTTGGTTGGtgtctaaaaaataaaaatatatttctgtacATCTCTATTAGTCCTTTAGGGTTagtgttaaaacacacacagcgtcTGGTCTTCAGAggccaaagaaaaaaatgtccgTCTGTCCCGTCTGTTCCTCAGAGAACTGTTAGGTCGTGGCAGGACTTTGACTTCTGCCTGAAAGCCATCTTCTTGTTCTTGCGTGCAACCATGCGGCCCAGAAACCGCTTGGCCTTCTTGCCGATGCTCTCTCTACGCCTGCAGTTGGCCATGCGTCGTGCGTTCTCCTCCTTGCTGTCTTTCCTCAAGCGGATCTGTCTCACGATGCCCTCGAATAGGTCCTGCACATTGTGGTGAAGGGATGCAGACGTCTCGATGAACTTGCAGTCGAATACCACCGCACAGGCGCTCCCCTCTGAGACAGAGAACATATGGAGAAGGGAAAATTAGTGCTTTGAGTGGATGTGCAGTGAGAAAATATTGAAGTAATAGTCTCTGAACTCTGGCTTTAGTTTGCAGTGGTATCTGAATGTAGGCCTGGCTTAAACCTGAGCAGTCGAATGAGAAATGTGGCCTAAGTCCACCAAAGCCAGTTAAGCCCAACCAGTACTGTCTGATCTGATCATGAAAATCCTTAAAACTAACTTTTAAGCTTCAAATAATATGAAAATTAGATgttttacaaacaacaaaacctcaTGACCCACTTCCCCTGAGCTTAAAACATATACTATCTCAACACATCATACATCTATGGCACATTTTAGCTTCAAATGTTAGTTAATCACAATGACTTACCATCTACAGACACCTCTCTGGACCGAACCAGGTCGCTCTTGTTGCCCACAAGGATTATGGGAATATTCTCTGACTGCCTGGCGCGGCGCAGCTGAATACGCAGCTCTGACGCCTTCTCGAAGCTTGATTTGTCTGTCACTGAATACACGATGATGTAGGCGTCTCCCATCCTCATGCACTGATCCTTCAGCCACTGGCTGTTATCCTTCAGGAAAGAAACAGATAGCGAGTTCAGCATTACATGTTTGATACTATATTTTCCTCTCCATTAATCAATATAAATGGAGAAAACATAGCACAAATGATGTATATCTCACCTGCTCCCAGATGTCATACAACACGATGGATGACTCTTCTTCATCCACCACGATAGATCTGTCGTATGTGTTTCCtgagggagaggaaaaagaaatatAATGTTACACACTGAGAGAAAGGAGCAGAGTGTCTCTTATCTGAACACTCGTGGGTTACTGCTTTTCTTCACATTGATGTTAgcactaatttttttttccttttgtagtCTACACATTGAAGCAGAATGTTGATCACAGCCTGCGATCAAGCCATCACTGGCCTTTTGTGTTTTCCCTTCACATTATGCTATTGGATGTGTTTCTGACAGCTGCATTACTGAGGGCAGGGCTGGTGCCTCGCCGCAGATGGAAATAGCAATAATCAATGCATGCACACTCTTGCGTGCAAAAATAAGATCACTGTTTTTCCCCCTAGTCTATCGGCAAAACTTAATGACTGTCTTCATACATAATTCTGAATTTGAGAGAAGGTTTTTATGtatatttaaaggaaaattcCACATCTTCATGCTTGAGTGTTGGTTTCTTTTAAAGGTTAGGATCATTTAAAAAGTGGCCTCCAAAGTTTTGATGCTTCATATCTTAAAACTGAATCTCCAGGCATAAATTGTAATATAATTGCCCTGTGTATTGTCCAGTGTTTTGAAGAGCTAATTACCCTCTGACAGCCCTAATTATAACATGTATGTTCACAGACAATAGACATCtggagtgtgtctgtgagtgtgtgtgtgtgagtgtgtgttgctaGGGTTGATGACTCATCCTCAGCATCACCATTTACCTGCTTCATCGAAGTCGTGACCAGCATCCTCAACTCCTCCAAAGACGCGCGCCAGGCTGGACTTGCCGACGCCGTGCTCCCCGAGGAGAACCACCTTGTACACCTGGGACTCGGTCTCGCTGCCGGTGGAGATGACGGAGTCGGAGGAGTCGGACGCGCAGCTGCCCCGGTGCTGTTCGTTCGGGGAGTAGGACGTGCAGCGCAGGAGGTTGGACAGCTCGTCGGTTTGCCCGGTCTGTGGCATCGTGGCGCGCAGATCCCGGTCGTCCACGGGCATGCTTCTCCGGTGTAGGTTTGGTAGATTCATGGGGAACGGCATGCTTCCTCTTCTCTTGTCCATGTTCCGCAATTTGTCACCCTTGTTCAAAGTCATTGTGCTTATACCGAGGAGTCTGTGGATAGATGTGACATGCGTAAATCTGTGCTCTGATGTCAAATCACACATAAACATGCGTAAAGAACAGGCGCAAAGTCTGTAGAATAATGCCAGTATTTACACAAATGTTTACCATTATAAGCCGTGCTGTAAAATTAAAACATCTGGCTGCATGAGTAGCTTGGAGCAAACATGAAACCTTTTCTTCCTAAAAATGTCAATCTGGCtagtccatgtttttttccaactcCACTCAACATTAAGcgcaaaataaaactaaagctGCTGATATTAAAGACACTTACTCGGCGCTGGCAATTAAATCCAACGAAGGCAATCCAATAATCCTTGGTTGTTGTAGAGTTGCTGTAGCCGAAAAGCGGTTTTGCTGGAGTCTGATCAGAGTCAGGATATTTATATAGGACTGGGAGTGACGTCGGCAGGGATTCGCCCCAGAAAATCACGTCTCTCTCTTATTATAGTGGTGCGTAACGGTGCCATCATACAGAGGAGGGGTGTATGACTGGAAGAGCTGAGGAATCTCCCTTCCGCTTCGCCAAATGGAGAGCTTACCTCTGAGGGGGCGGCCAGAGATGAATCCTTGAAGAGGGAAAGCCCACTTAAAGCTAGAGtgatataaatatttaatagcAATTTAGGGGATAAATTTAGACACGGTGAAAGGATATCCACATGATGCAAGATGGTAATGAGCAATAGGGCGCAATGCATAAACCAGATGAAGGCTTCGATAGAAATATGACCGTTTGCCTTCCTTAAAATCAGTTTCAGAGCCTCGTGGTCGCTGCAAGGTGGAGGTCACTGCCACAATCATAGGCTACAATacccattttcattttaatatgagGGGGTTGCACATTTTATAAATGCACAGGGGTTATACATGAGAAATATTTGGCACTGATGCTGCAGACTTGAACAGACCTAGGTTACCATCACATATGAATTCAGTTTGGTGCATAAACGGAAAATGGTATATTTAAATTTGGCcgtgaacacaacataaaaatTCCACACACGGTGGCACGCATCTATCATTCATTCCCATCTTTCCACCCACCACCTTGCTGTCTGAAAAATGTAGGCTGCAGCCACAAAACCATAGGTCCTCGCATCTGAAGTTGTAAATCTTCACAGCTGACAGGCCTGAAATATACTAATAATGTCTGGTTTTATTGATCCATGCCTTTTGAATAATGCAAAACGCTTTCTATTTAAAATATCAAAGCTGTAACATAATATAACAGAGGCAGATCTCTGTCCTGATCGATATTAAATGACTTCAGGTCAGTTTTCTATATTTTACatctgcatgtgtttttgtgtttcatatTGCATCTAGCCTATTTTACATAGATTTTCTCGCACATAATGAATTTGTTTTCCAGTTTGTATCATTGACTCGGCACGGTGTGTTGCTGCCCCCTTGTGGCGATAGATCTTACATTACAAATGACTGTCTTTGTCCCTATTGGGAAATAAGAATAGATAAAGTAAATAGatatgaaaataattaaatatatataataatgaacaaacacacaaataaccGTGATgggtatatgtattaatactaCTGATGTTATAGCATTTATTTCGTAATCTACTTTGCACATTTAATTTGTCTCAAAGGCCCCTTTTGCGATATTACATTACACATTAACTTTAAGATACA
Encoded proteins:
- the rrad gene encoding GTP-binding protein RAD, which codes for MTLNKGDKLRNMDKRRGSMPFPMNLPNLHRRSMPVDDRDLRATMPQTGQTDELSNLLRCTSYSPNEQHRGSCASDSSDSVISTGSETESQVYKVVLLGEHGVGKSSLARVFGGVEDAGHDFDEAGNTYDRSIVVDEEESSIVLYDIWEQDNSQWLKDQCMRMGDAYIIVYSVTDKSSFEKASELRIQLRRARQSENIPIILVGNKSDLVRSREVSVDEGSACAVVFDCKFIETSASLHHNVQDLFEGIVRQIRLRKDSKEENARRMANCRRRESIGKKAKRFLGRMVARKNKKMAFRQKSKSCHDLTVL